One region of Juglans microcarpa x Juglans regia isolate MS1-56 chromosome 7S, Jm3101_v1.0, whole genome shotgun sequence genomic DNA includes:
- the LOC121241675 gene encoding uncharacterized protein LOC121241675 isoform X1 — protein MEEDGHDLSFDVAALSPALVSLASFSSLPSPSPRRLSIGNFAQSSRPFPAPAPPKRMAWVSLQGRLVNAEEASSARAIGGNLSREEAAAWEFFSPIQRFLIVAVIGVAVAESKKNRIIWQLTKSVELRDQVLSSMQQKLDILCEEVNNVRDHSGALGEMAATKNAELPCNKAFGSDTIKFVDCGCWLCDQHRDIYNALSGCMKSSSGDGMLQYKLAFSNEAEPEERRMSDLSDWASSVASSAEIQMNTLAIEQDIYNLKRDCEEKDATIKELNTLLHSSDVAGSKRITELEDIIRRKNMIITKLKKDMLVLEQKIVHFTRLRRSSFPASDSNSNCGQHPHMTDNLLYDMDSTSPSSSDSDCSPVNRPHAPFTKIDEVFGKNSNSTSMTNQMSAPAKASGSFMRRTDQRLKSRSVSPLKEISTNSKSETVSSPRPKQVHVGNSRKSKMRCLSGSKDGTPHKRWV, from the exons ATGGAAGAAGACGGCCATGATCTCAGCTTCGACGTTGCGGCTTTATCTCCGGCTCTGGTCTCTCTCGCCTCGTTTTCTTCTCTCCCCTCTCCCTCCCCTCGCCGGCTCTCCATCGGCAACTTCGCCCAGTCCAGCCGTCCCTTCCCCGCCCCCGCCCCGCCTAAAAGGATGGCCTGGGTGTCCCTCCAGGGGCGGCTCGTCAATGCTGAAGAAGCGAGCTCGGCTAGAGCCATCGGGGGCAACTTGAGCCGCGAAGAAGCCGCGGCTTGGGAGTTTTTCAGCCCCATTCAGAGGTTCCTCATTGTCGCGGTTATCGGCGTCGCCGTTGCGGAGTCCAAGAAAAACCGAATCATTTGGCAGCTCACAAAATCTGTGGAACTTAGG GATCAGGTGCTGTCAAGCATGCAACAGAAGCTTGATATTCTCTGCGAGGAGGTGAATAATGTTAGGGACCACTCAGGTGCTTTGGGCGAGATGGCAGCCACCAAAAATGCCGAATTGCCATGTAATAAAGCTTTTGGCTCTGATACGATTAAATTTGTTGATTGTGGTTGTTGGCTCTGTGATCAACATCGTGACATTTATAATGCATTGTCG GGTTGCATGAAATCGTCCAGTGGGGACGGGATGCTCCAATATAAATTGGCTTTCTCGAATGAAGCAGAACCAGAAGAACGCCGCATGTCTGATTTGTCAGATTGGGCTTCAAGTGTCGCATCTTCTGCCGAAATTCAG ATGAACACCTTAGCTATAGAACAGGACATTTACAACCTCAAAAGGGACTGTGAAGAGAAGGATGCCACCATAAAGGAGCTAAACACGTTACTCCACTCATCTGATGTTGCTGGTTCCAAG AGGATTACGGAGTTGGAAGATATTATACGAAGGAAGAACATGATAATTACAAAACTTAAGAAGGACATGCTTGTCCTAGAGCAAAAG ATTGTGCACTTCACAAGGCTTCGGAGATCCTCCTTCCCTGCCTCAGACTCGAACTCAAACTGCGGGCAACATCCACACATGACAGATAATCTTCTATATGACATGGATAGTACTAGTCCTTCATCTTCTGATTCAGACTGCTCCCCCGTGAACAGGCCACATGCTCCTTTCACTAAAATTGATGAAGTTTTTGGAAAGAATAGCAACTCCACTTCTATGACAAACCAGATGTCAGCACCAGCAAAAGCCTCAGGTTCCTTTATGAGACGAACAGATCAACGATTGAAATCTCGATCTGTTAGTCCTCTTAAAGAAATATCTACAAATTCAAAATCCGAAACAGTTTCTTCTCCAAGGCCAAAGCAGGTACATGTTGGAAATTCAAGAAAGAGTAAAATGCGATGTCTGAGCGGATCTAAGGATGGAACTCCCCATAAGAGATGGGTTTA G
- the LOC121241675 gene encoding uncharacterized protein LOC121241675 isoform X2 codes for MEEDGHDLSFDVAALSPALVSLASFSSLPSPSPRRLSIGNFAQSSRPFPAPAPPKRMAWVSLQGRLVNAEEASSARAIGGNLSREEAAAWEFFSPIQRFLIVAVIGVAVAESKKNRIIWQLTKSVELRDQVLSSMQQKLDILCEEVNNVRDHSGALGEMAATKNAELPCNKAFGSDTIKFVDCGCWLCDQHRDIYNALSGCMKSSSGDGMLQYKLAFSNEAEPEERRMSDLSDWASSVASSAEIQMNTLAIEQDIYNLKRDCEEKDATIKELNTLLHSSDVAGSKRITELEDIIRRKNMIITKLKKDMLVLEQKIVHFTRLRRSSFPASDSNSNCGQHPHMTDNLLYDMDSTSPSSSDSDCSPVNRPHAPFTKIDEVFGKNSNSTSMTNQMSAPAKASGQSRYMLEIQERVKCDV; via the exons ATGGAAGAAGACGGCCATGATCTCAGCTTCGACGTTGCGGCTTTATCTCCGGCTCTGGTCTCTCTCGCCTCGTTTTCTTCTCTCCCCTCTCCCTCCCCTCGCCGGCTCTCCATCGGCAACTTCGCCCAGTCCAGCCGTCCCTTCCCCGCCCCCGCCCCGCCTAAAAGGATGGCCTGGGTGTCCCTCCAGGGGCGGCTCGTCAATGCTGAAGAAGCGAGCTCGGCTAGAGCCATCGGGGGCAACTTGAGCCGCGAAGAAGCCGCGGCTTGGGAGTTTTTCAGCCCCATTCAGAGGTTCCTCATTGTCGCGGTTATCGGCGTCGCCGTTGCGGAGTCCAAGAAAAACCGAATCATTTGGCAGCTCACAAAATCTGTGGAACTTAGG GATCAGGTGCTGTCAAGCATGCAACAGAAGCTTGATATTCTCTGCGAGGAGGTGAATAATGTTAGGGACCACTCAGGTGCTTTGGGCGAGATGGCAGCCACCAAAAATGCCGAATTGCCATGTAATAAAGCTTTTGGCTCTGATACGATTAAATTTGTTGATTGTGGTTGTTGGCTCTGTGATCAACATCGTGACATTTATAATGCATTGTCG GGTTGCATGAAATCGTCCAGTGGGGACGGGATGCTCCAATATAAATTGGCTTTCTCGAATGAAGCAGAACCAGAAGAACGCCGCATGTCTGATTTGTCAGATTGGGCTTCAAGTGTCGCATCTTCTGCCGAAATTCAG ATGAACACCTTAGCTATAGAACAGGACATTTACAACCTCAAAAGGGACTGTGAAGAGAAGGATGCCACCATAAAGGAGCTAAACACGTTACTCCACTCATCTGATGTTGCTGGTTCCAAG AGGATTACGGAGTTGGAAGATATTATACGAAGGAAGAACATGATAATTACAAAACTTAAGAAGGACATGCTTGTCCTAGAGCAAAAG ATTGTGCACTTCACAAGGCTTCGGAGATCCTCCTTCCCTGCCTCAGACTCGAACTCAAACTGCGGGCAACATCCACACATGACAGATAATCTTCTATATGACATGGATAGTACTAGTCCTTCATCTTCTGATTCAGACTGCTCCCCCGTGAACAGGCCACATGCTCCTTTCACTAAAATTGATGAAGTTTTTGGAAAGAATAGCAACTCCACTTCTATGACAAACCAGATGTCAGCACCAGCAAAAGCCTCAG GCCAAAGCAGGTACATGTTGGAAATTCAAGAAAGAGTAAAATGCGATGTCTGA